The Polymorphobacter megasporae genome window below encodes:
- a CDS encoding NnrU family protein encodes MTLLIIALVAFVGSHFLLSHPLRAPLVKAFGAGGFAGVYSLVAFATLGWAVFEWRRAPVDVVWTAPAWAWPLAGVVMLIAMILFVGSMTAPNPALMGTPAAAASAGPRGVQRITRHPMMWAFALWAIVHATLGGTSRDIALSSAVLILALVGAHFQDRKKREQLGAAWGAHEAATSFMPFGRGFAMPGWVALIGGIVLFAVATFAHPYAGGPNLWGMG; translated from the coding sequence ATGACGCTTCTCATCATCGCCCTCGTCGCGTTCGTCGGCAGCCATTTCCTCCTGTCGCACCCCCTCCGCGCGCCACTCGTCAAGGCGTTCGGCGCGGGCGGGTTCGCCGGGGTCTATTCGCTCGTCGCGTTCGCCACGCTTGGCTGGGCGGTGTTCGAGTGGCGTCGCGCTCCGGTCGATGTCGTGTGGACTGCCCCGGCATGGGCGTGGCCGCTCGCCGGGGTGGTGATGCTGATCGCGATGATCCTGTTCGTCGGATCGATGACCGCGCCGAACCCGGCGCTGATGGGGACCCCCGCCGCCGCTGCATCCGCCGGCCCGCGTGGAGTCCAGCGCATCACCCGCCACCCGATGATGTGGGCGTTCGCTTTGTGGGCGATCGTCCACGCGACGCTCGGCGGGACCAGCCGCGACATCGCATTGAGCAGCGCCGTCCTGATCCTCGCGCTGGTCGGCGCACACTTTCAGGACCGCAAGAAGCGCGAACAACTCGGCGCGGCGTGGGGCGCACACGAAGCGGCGACAAGCTTCATGCCGTTCGGGCGCGGCTTCGCGATGCCCGGCTGGGTCGCGCTGATCGGCGGCATTGTGCTGTTCGCTGTCGCGACCTTCGCCCATCCCTATGCGGGCGGGCCGAACCTGTGGGGGATGGGATGA
- the glmM gene encoding phosphoglucosamine mutase, whose translation MTRKYFGTDGIRGLTNTAPMTPEVAMRVGQAAGTKFLRGSHKHRVLIGKDTRLSGYMIESALTAGFTSVGMDVVQVGPMPTPAVAMLTRSMRADLGVMVSASHNPFHDNGIKLFGPDGYKLSDADELEIEALIDTAPVLAAPAAIGRARRIDDAQGRYIHSAKSSFPDRLRLDGLRIVIDCAHGAAYKVAPMALWELGADVIPIGVDPDGFNVNAGIGSTHPEAMQERVVASGAHIGIALDGDADRLIVADENGALVDGDQLMALVVTDWAKKGKLKGGGLVATVMSNLGLERYLTGQGLTLERTNVGDRYVLEAMRARGFNVGGEQSGHIILRDYATTGDGLVAALQILSVLVTSGKPASELLHLFDPLPQLLKNVRFSGGAPLDTDGVKRVIAAGEARLNGTGRLLIRKSGTEPLIRVMAEGEDIGLVTEVVDEICAAVVAAG comes from the coding sequence ATGACGCGCAAATATTTCGGCACCGACGGCATTCGCGGCCTGACCAACACCGCGCCGATGACGCCCGAAGTGGCGATGCGCGTCGGTCAGGCGGCGGGGACGAAGTTCCTCCGCGGCAGCCACAAGCACCGCGTCCTGATCGGCAAGGACACGCGGCTGTCGGGCTATATGATCGAGTCGGCGCTGACTGCGGGGTTCACCAGCGTCGGCATGGACGTCGTTCAGGTCGGGCCGATGCCGACGCCGGCGGTGGCGATGCTGACACGCTCGATGCGCGCCGACTTGGGCGTCATGGTCTCGGCGAGCCACAACCCGTTCCACGACAACGGGATCAAGCTATTCGGCCCCGACGGGTATAAATTGTCCGACGCCGACGAGCTCGAGATCGAGGCGCTGATCGACACCGCGCCGGTCCTCGCCGCCCCCGCCGCGATCGGCCGTGCGCGCCGCATCGACGACGCGCAGGGACGCTACATCCATTCGGCGAAGTCGAGCTTTCCCGACCGGCTGCGCCTCGACGGGCTCCGCATCGTCATCGATTGCGCCCACGGCGCGGCGTACAAGGTCGCGCCGATGGCGTTGTGGGAATTGGGCGCCGACGTCATCCCGATCGGCGTCGACCCCGACGGCTTCAACGTCAACGCCGGGATCGGCTCGACCCACCCCGAGGCGATGCAGGAGCGCGTCGTCGCCAGCGGCGCCCACATCGGTATCGCACTGGACGGCGACGCCGACCGGCTAATCGTCGCCGATGAAAACGGGGCACTCGTCGACGGCGACCAGTTGATGGCGCTCGTCGTCACCGACTGGGCGAAAAAGGGCAAGCTCAAGGGCGGCGGGCTCGTCGCGACGGTGATGTCGAACCTCGGGCTCGAACGCTACCTGACGGGACAGGGGCTGACGCTCGAACGGACCAACGTTGGCGACCGCTATGTCCTCGAGGCGATGCGCGCGCGCGGCTTCAACGTCGGCGGCGAGCAGTCGGGGCACATCATCCTGCGCGACTACGCGACGACCGGCGACGGGCTGGTTGCGGCGCTGCAGATTTTAAGCGTGCTGGTAACGAGCGGCAAGCCGGCGAGCGAACTTCTCCATCTGTTCGACCCGCTGCCGCAATTGCTCAAGAACGTCCGCTTCTCGGGTGGCGCGCCGCTCGATACCGACGGCGTCAAGCGCGTGATCGCGGCGGGCGAGGCACGGTTGAACGGCACCGGCCGCCTGCTGATCCGCAAATCGGGCACCGAACCGCTGATCCGCGTCATGGCCGAAGGCGAGGACATCGGGCTGGTCACCGAAGTCGTCGACGAGATCTGCGCCGCAGTGGTGGCGGCGGGCTGA
- a CDS encoding aldo/keto reductase — MNNRTLGDGLTVSALGLGCMGMAGASGMTAMYGAVDEGEAIATVHRAIDLGITFFDTAEVYGPFANEILLGRAIKGRRDGLVIATKFGFRIGEGLSGTDSRPEHIRAVAEASLKRLDIDVIDLFYQHRVDAAVPIEDVVGTLADLVHEGKIRHIGLSEAGAATLRRAAAVHPIAALQSEYSLWERGAEAEILPLCRELGIGFVPYSPLGRGFLAGTAKRAEDYPDSDYRKRDPRYQGENFDANMRAVAVVREIGERHDASAAQVALAWLLAQGDDVVPIPGMKRRVTLEDSVRAVDVVLTSDDLAALDAASPVGGTAGPRYGSAAMLAMVGR, encoded by the coding sequence ATGAACAACCGCACCCTCGGCGACGGCCTGACAGTATCGGCGCTCGGCCTCGGCTGCATGGGCATGGCGGGCGCGAGCGGGATGACCGCGATGTACGGCGCGGTCGACGAGGGCGAGGCGATCGCCACCGTCCACCGCGCGATCGACCTCGGCATCACCTTCTTCGACACCGCCGAAGTCTATGGCCCGTTCGCCAACGAAATTTTGCTCGGTCGCGCAATTAAGGGCCGCCGCGACGGGCTCGTTATCGCGACCAAGTTCGGCTTCCGCATCGGTGAGGGACTGAGCGGCACCGACAGCCGCCCCGAGCATATTCGCGCGGTCGCCGAGGCCAGCCTCAAGCGACTCGACATCGACGTCATCGACCTGTTCTACCAACACCGCGTCGACGCGGCGGTGCCGATCGAGGACGTCGTCGGCACGCTCGCCGACCTCGTCCACGAAGGCAAGATCCGTCACATCGGGCTGAGCGAGGCGGGCGCGGCGACGCTGCGGCGCGCGGCGGCGGTCCACCCGATCGCGGCGCTGCAGAGCGAATATTCATTGTGGGAGCGCGGCGCCGAGGCGGAGATCCTGCCATTGTGCCGCGAACTCGGGATCGGCTTCGTGCCGTATTCGCCGCTCGGACGCGGCTTCCTCGCGGGGACGGCGAAGCGCGCCGAGGACTATCCCGACAGCGACTACCGCAAGCGCGACCCGCGCTACCAGGGCGAGAATTTCGACGCCAACATGCGCGCGGTCGCCGTCGTCCGCGAGATCGGCGAGCGCCACGACGCGAGCGCGGCGCAGGTCGCGCTGGCTTGGCTGCTCGCGCAGGGGGACGATGTCGTGCCGATCCCGGGGATGAAGCGCCGGGTGACGCTCGAGGACAGCGTTCGGGCGGTCGACGTCGTGCTGACCAGCGACGATCTCGCGGCGCTCGATGCGGCGTCGCCGGTGGGGGGAACCGCGGGGCCGCGGTATGGCAGTGCGGCGATGCTCGCGATGGTCGGGCGGTAG
- a CDS encoding SDR family NAD(P)-dependent oxidoreductase, which produces MKYAEQTVWITGASSGIGAALAVAFAAEGAKLVLSGRNEAALAEIAGQCQGARTIAFDTTDLGALPGIAADAGPVDILVNNAGISQRSLALDTDFEVYRRIMEVDFFAPVRLTQLVLPGMVAAKAGRIVMIASIAGKAGSPMRTGYCAAKHAMIGYADALRAEIAQYGVAVHVVTPGFVRTGIAVHALEGGGAERGRSDASIDAGVSPESAAATILAGMAAGTREILVGDGPEMMLGKMRGSDPDRLFDMMAAAAPVVER; this is translated from the coding sequence ATGAAGTACGCCGAACAGACGGTCTGGATCACCGGCGCGTCGTCGGGGATCGGCGCGGCGCTCGCGGTCGCCTTCGCCGCCGAGGGCGCGAAGCTTGTCCTGTCGGGGCGCAACGAAGCCGCGCTCGCCGAAATCGCGGGCCAGTGCCAGGGGGCGCGGACGATCGCCTTCGACACGACCGATCTCGGCGCGTTGCCGGGCATCGCCGCCGACGCTGGGCCGGTCGACATCCTCGTCAACAACGCCGGCATCTCGCAGCGCAGCCTCGCGCTCGATACCGATTTCGAGGTCTACCGCAGGATCATGGAGGTCGATTTCTTCGCGCCCGTGCGGCTGACGCAGCTCGTCCTTCCCGGCATGGTCGCGGCGAAGGCGGGGCGCATCGTGATGATCGCGTCGATCGCTGGCAAGGCGGGGAGCCCGATGCGGACCGGCTATTGCGCCGCGAAGCACGCGATGATCGGCTACGCCGACGCACTCCGCGCCGAAATCGCCCAGTACGGCGTCGCGGTCCATGTCGTCACCCCGGGCTTCGTCCGGACCGGCATCGCGGTCCACGCGCTTGAGGGCGGCGGGGCCGAGCGCGGGCGTAGCGACGCGAGCATCGACGCCGGGGTCAGCCCCGAAAGCGCCGCCGCGACGATCCTTGCCGGGATGGCAGCGGGGACGCGCGAGATTTTGGTAGGCGATGGTCCCGAGATGATGCTCGGCAAGATGCGCGGGAGCGATCCCGACCGGTTGTTCGACATGATGGCTGCCGCCGCGCCGGTCGTTGAGCGGTAA